In Neomonachus schauinslandi chromosome 8, ASM220157v2, whole genome shotgun sequence, the genomic stretch TTAACAAAGAGTTATGTTCACGTGCATGTGGGTATTGATTATCAATACCTTCACATGACATTATTACTTGCACATGAGTTAGTTCTAATTCTCTCTACAACCTGATTTGCATACCCATATCAtcatatagatatttacaaatacttctgtacagattttttaaaattttattttattatgttaatcaccatacattacatcattagtttttgatgtagtgttccatgattcattgtttgtgcataacacccagtgcaccattcagtacgtgccctctttaatacccatcaccaggctaacccattcccccacccccctcccctttagaaccctcagtttgtttctcagagtccatagtctctcatggtttgtctctgcctccgatttcccccccttcatttttcccttcctactattttcttttttttaaacatataatgtattatttgtttcagaggtacagatctgtgattgcgtacagatttttttcttgatctcTTTCTTACTTGACTAAGAATATTCAGGATGTCCCCAGATGCTCATCTGAAGGTTGATTTAGTCACAGTGGCAGAACCCCAGGCTCAAATGTCAAATGGGATCAGTTCTATACAGTGCACTAATCGGGCTGCAATCTTTTTGCTCCAGAAGTTACAGTTGCATGTTACTCATCAAggcaaaatgtaaatgtttaGTGATTATACGATATGTTTTTGTTAACTCCccagatgggattttttttttttacctttgtttaTCTGAGAACAACAACAGAATGCTGATGAAATGCTGTGGCTGATGCCAGCAATCTAAGGCTTCATTAGTACAGATGAAGCAATGCTCACTTTGTTACACAAATAATTAAagagattaaatgaaaataaacactgagAGGATGTACAGAAGCTCTGAAGTTaggtaattattttaattactctaGTGACTTCCATCAACCTTCACTATCAGCCACAGATCaagtttaaattgttttatataaaaatatcatagaCCATATGGAAAAGTACTATAGCTACTCAGTGATTATGCttcataaaaatggcattttctttaaGCTTCCACTAAAAGGAGTTTTTTCCATTCTGGTGCCAGATAAACTCTCTAAAAGCATGATACATTTTTGCACTTTAAAGTGTTTTACCCTGGTTTTTGCTTCAAATGGacattcttaataattttgtatCTTTATCTTGACTCGGATTTGATCATGAAAGATGTGGATTCACATTTTTGAGTCACTGAATGTAAAACAATATGGCATATTCAGTCATTTGAAATAAATGTCACTTGGAATCATGTCATCCTTACTGCATGACAAGCTGCACCTTGTATTTGgggtaaatatttctttattcccCTTCCTACCTCAAATGGGGGAAGACTACCACACACACTGACTGACACCTTCCTGACAGGCGGAGGCCATTTTTAGAGGCATGGTCAGTCCTGTTTAGAATGGATCTCATTTTTATTCCTGTGCGACAATGATTCTGCAAATCTCCCGGGTTAAGATCTTCTTTTGAACAAGTGTTACCTGCATTTAAATACCATTCATTGCTTGCATAATGCCAGCTCCTCTGCAAAAGACTTTACCTAATTTATGCTATTTAATCCTTATAAGATTTCCATGGAGTATgtattattaactccattttccaggtgaggaaactgagaagctCACCGACTTTCTAAAGTTGCTCAAGTGGCCCAGCTGGGAATCAAACCAAGGTTGGCCTGACTTCAAGAACCACGATGCCCCCAACAGATGGTTGAATGAGGTAAACCTGGAAGCAAATGCTGACGAAAGATAATAGAAACGATGAGGTGACCTCCTTAAGGTGAATGTGCTAGTTAAGCGTTGTGTTGTAGGACACCTGTGAATTCTGAACACCAGTTAAAATCTCCAATTCCAAAATTTGATTGATTTTGAAAGTGTCTCATCTGTGAATGGCCCTGGTTGCTGGAGAAGAAGCAATTAGGAATGGATTTTTATGGAATAGTAAGTATAACCAAGAATTCCCGACTAACAAAGATTAGTGAAGTTTCTTCCAGTAACCACTTGAGCTGCACTCCAGCTAACACACTCCGCATTTCTCTTCAACTACATTAAAAATTTCAGCAGGATGAATGAGGCTTCAGTAATCTTTGCAAAGGTTGCCAGGTGTGCGTGCTGTTTTCTAGTATTTAAGAAAAGCCTTTACTGGGTTCCCTCCCCCACCTAACTGCCCCAAGATACTGACATTGGTTTCAGGCGGTGCACCCCCAGGCCTGATCACGACACATTTTCAGGAGGTTGTGTTATATTCAGAGGACCATTAGGGTAGCTGAGAGTCAGGGAACGGTCTAACGGATTCACTGTTTCCTATATTAGGATGCACTAATCTGCCGAGTTTATAGTATGAGTCGTGGCTGATACAGGGAGCTGGGACAGAACGTTAGTCCTTGCTTgcggtgggagggtggggagggagtgcaTGTTAACTTTATAAATCTCACCCTCAGGTTTCAGATCCGAGCAGGAAGTTAGGGAAATTCACAAACGCTCCAACTCCCGGTGATAGAGCAGCAAGGGTAGGGCTTAAGAAATTGAGGACTCTCAAAATAGGCTGGAAGGGTGGGGTGGGCTATCAGCTCCAGAGCTCTCCAGCGCGCCCTCACGCAGAATGCGCAATCGGAGGGATTTATTTGTGAGCGAGACTGAGGAAGACAAACAGCCGAGAGAAGACGGGCTCAGAAATTATTTATCGTGGGCTGGCGGGGGGAAAGGCTTTCCTGCTGCTTTTGCAAGCACCTCCCTGGGACGTGACTATGAAGCCTGgcccctcttctttcctcccgGTACATTATAGACAGCCAGGGACTCAGCTAGAAGGTCCGCTCGATATAAAAAGTCCTAAGCACCAGTTGTTTACTCGTTGTCTTCCAGGCACTGTCATGGTTCTATTATGTCTTCGTACGCTGTTTGATTTTGACTGCACCACGTTTATACATCTAGGAGGGCCAACCCCTCCCGGTCGGGCTGTGTGGAAAGTGATTTCTTCAGGCCGCGCAGCGAGGAAGCCACGGGCTAGACTCCGGGGACCACCTTCTGTTTCCACTTGGCCACTTGCTACTGACCTCGGAGAAATCACTTTAAAcgctgagcctcagcttcctcagccataaaatgaaGGTGATTCTACTTTCCAGGCCTCTTTAAAAGGATCGTCGGGAGGGTCAAACGGAGTAATTCTGATGGCAGCGAACTGTGAGGAAATGTGACTCCAAattactgaaggaaaaataagttaaaCATCCTCAGCTGGAGTTTTAGGAATTTCCCCCCAATGATCTCACTGCAGGCAGGCAGCAACCGTTTGGATGGATTCTTTCTTACGGACCATCTTACATGCCAAACACCTACGTGTGGCACCCCTCCGTCTCCCAGGGCTTCTATTGATTTCTGCCTTTCAGTGAAAGCGCTTTTTGCTGCCGCTGTTGGGTACACACCCCAGCACACCAACCCTGCAGCTGGGGGCCAGAGAAAGGATCTTTTACCCTCTCCGCCTTTGtcccctcactccccaccctAGGTCTCCCGAGTTTTCCGCACGCGAATGGGGTTTCCTGGCTGATCTCTAAAGACCTTGCAGTATTTCAGAAAGCTACGAGCGCGCAGAGATGAGCGAACGAGCATCCAGCCCTTCCCGCAGGTCGTGCAGCCCCGCGGGGACCCTCCTCCCGCTCCTCCGGCGGTGCAGCAGCCGCCTCCAGAGCTAGCTCTCGGGGCCGTCAGCGGCAGACCCCGCGGAGAGCCGGGGCCCCCCTCGCAGCCCCTCTCGGCCAGTAGCAGCGCAGCTGTCTTCCCACAGGAGGGAGGACTGGGAGGACGCTGGAGTCTGCAGCGCCCCCGCCCCCtcgctttttctttctttccttgctttggGATCTTGCTGCCGGAGCCGGGAGAGGGTCTGAGAAGGACCGGAGTGCAGGCTTCCGCTGCGGCGCGCGAGCAGAGCTGGGGGCACAACATCTGCGGCGTCCCCTCCCGGTCCTCGCCCACCCGGCTGGGATGTGATCCAGGAAAGCCCTCAGCGCCTGCCTCCCGCCCTCgaaggtgccccccccccccccccccgagagcTCATTGGGAGCACACCGCTGGAGTCCCTTTGGCCGCAGCGCCACGGGACGGGAGTGGCAAGGAGTCCTGGGGCCGGTTCCCAGCTCCCACTCTTCAGAAAGAGCGGCGGGGGATCACCGCTTTCCTGGCGCTCCGCGCAACTCCGGGGCGAGCAGAGCGCGGCTGGACAGAGTCCCGCTTCCCGCCGACTCACGGGGATTGGGGGACGGCGTCTGCCCGCCTGCGCTCCCTGTAGCCCTAGCTTCTCGGCACCTGCGCCGATCTGCCACGCCGGGGGCCTGAGCCCCGCGGCTCTCGGCCCCCGCAGCATCCTCAGACCCCATGGAGAACGCGCCCGCCGCGGCTTCCTGAGTGCGGGCGCCGCCGCCGTCCAAACTGCGCGCTGGGGTCCTCCATCTCGCCCCTCTTAGGGGCGTCAGAGAGGCCAGCGAAGAGTGCACCATGAAGTCCGTGCTGTTCAGCCGCTTCTTCATCCTCCTGCCCTGGATCCTAATCGTCATCATCATGCTCGACGTGGACACGCGCAGGCCCGCGTCCCCGCTCACCCCGCGCCCCTACTTTTCTCCCTACGCGGTGGGCCGTGGGGGTGCCCGACTCCCGCTCCGCAGGGGCGGCCCCGACAGCAGCCCCGGGCGCGGCTGGCAGAAGCTCAACGAGTCGCGGCCACAAGCACGGCCGCGGCCCGAGCCGCCTCTGCCCACCATCTATGCCATCACGCCCACCTACAGCCGCCCGGTGCAGAAAGCCGAGCTGACCCGCCTGGCCAACACTTTCCGCCAGGTGGCGCAGCTGCACTGGATCCTGGTGGAGGACGCGGCGGCGCGCAGCGAGCTGGTGACCCGCTTCCTGGCGCGGGCCGGGCTGCCCAGCACGCACCTGCACGTGCCCACACCGCGGCGCTACAAGAGGCCCGGGTTGCCGCGCGCCACGGAGCAGCGTAACGCGGGTCTCGCCTGGCTGCGCCAGAGGCACCAGTATCAGCGCGCGCAGCCCGGGGTGCTCTTCTTCGCCGACGACGACAACACCTACAGTCTGGAGCTGTTTCAGGAGGTAGCGGCCGGGCCGCCCCAGCTTGGGAGGGGGGGCGCGCAGGAGGGGCTTCGGGGCCGGCCgggctgcggctgcggctgcaCTTGTGAGTTCTCACTTTTCCGTACTCCCATTCGGGACTACAGGTGGAGCGCTCCTCGCGGGcagcctgcagcttcccctggcCCTGGCGTGTTTACGCTGGCCTTGGGGGTGGAGCGTGGATGAGAGGACCGCTGTGGCTCAAGGGAGGGAGTGTGTGACCAGGGGCTTCGCAGTCCACctggtcttgagattgagccgaGGGAGTAGTAACACAGGTGAGGCGCGAGGCTATTTCCAGGAACGAGGCTCTGGCTGGCTTGAGGTTGGAGCCCAGATGGCAGAGAGAGTCGCTGGGCGAGGCACGCTGTCCGGAACAGGTCGCGGAGGGACCCAGCTCCCTGGGCAGGCGGGCTTGGTGTATTCTCGAGTCTAGAACCATACAGGGAGGAAGGTGGAGATGGTGACTAAAAATCATCCCAGAGACAAATTTCTCTCTTACAGCCCGCTGGCACGGAAATGGTTAGAGTGAAAACAGTGACTTCTCcagggtgtgtgtggtgggtccaacctctttctcttcctgcacCCCACAAAAGCTCTTTCTGATTCTGAAGATTGCCTCTTTTTCAAGGAAAACCTCTGGTAAATGAGTTGAGACTGTTGTGCCCTGTGGTTGTCTTTCTGCCGCCCGAATTATGAGGAAGACAGCCCCATTTTTTTCTGAGCCTTTCTCTAAGGCCTCTCTTGGGCAAGTTAGCCAGGCCACTCTTGCACCTGCCCATTGTATCCTGGTGCCCCCTGTGAGGTCCTGGGTGCAGCATGGTCCCCTGCCGCCTAAATGGCCCTTTTCCCTTGGAAGGCCACTCATGCACAGAGCCAGCAGGGGGTTAGGACAGGTTTTACTTCTTGAGGCTGGTATTTTGCAGTCTGTGTGTGTTCTGTGAATGAGTCCGGATTGCATGGTTTTCACTGTTCTTCCTTATACACAAAGatccctgggggaaaaaaacaaaaacttgggaTTCTTTGACACTTGGTGGAACTTGCTTTCCTTTATGCCAAATTCCTTGAGCTCCTGCTTCGGAGACTCCATCACACCCCCCGCCCTGCCAAGTAAACTGGACAACGTGTGTGTCTAGTAAACATAAACGCCCAACAACTTCATCCTAGTATCTGTTTGGCTTTCTTAACCTCAGGACAGAGTGACTTTATACcctttcaatttaatttttctgcctATGTGGCTTTTGAGAATCCATTTTTTAAGGGCAGTTGCCACCTTCCTTTCTATTCATCCTCTCCTTCATGAATAAAAGGACCAGTAATTGCTTTCCATCCTTTCTTCAACTTTTTGCAATGTAGGCCTTTCCATGTTCCTTCAGAAGAAATAGATAAGCTTGACATTGTAGGGGGTAGTCTTTATTATAACCAAGATGAGagaatctgatttttctttaagttgGGCTACAGTTTTGATCCTGCTTACATACTCTTTCCCCAAAAGATACGGTGGTTTGTATTCTGAAGCAAAGACCTTTACATTTCAATACACCATAATTTTAAACttcaaagtttttattattattttttaccctTGGAAGTTGCCTCGGAACTTGGACGTTGCCTTACCTGTAGAAATGTGTGGTCTTGGCATACGTAATGCACATCATTATTAATAAACTTTTTAGGGGGATGGGCTGTGAAGGGGGAGTGGTTTTTTGGTTTATCTCCAGGTTCTAGCGCATTGGTGTGAAGGGTTAGATGAGTGCGAGAGCTGGTGTTCCAAGCAGTGAAACAATGGAGCCCAGTCTTTGATGCTTCCCAAACTGAAGGAAGGCTTGATGGTGGGGGATATTAACGCAGCAAGAGAAAAACCCAGTAGATTTTTTCATTGGTCcattggaaaaagagaaagaatataaaggagagggtgaggaggaaAAATAGTAGTGGCCCAGAGGAAACTATAAAGGGTAAAACATGCAAAACTTATAAGACACTAAAATTTTGTACAGTAggaagtaatgaaaaaaaaatcaaacttaattTAAGAGCACGTGCAACTCTTTTTATGGAGAGGTGCCAAGTGGTACAAAATATACGACAGAAGGACTGTTTAAAAAACGTCATACACATGATACATTTGGAATTGAAATTCTGTAGCTTCCAGAGGCCACTCCCAGACAGTAATTTCAAGACTAGTCCCTTTTTCCACCACCTCTCATCCTCCCTCACACACAGTGTTTTTGGACAGAGTGGGCATCTATTCACCATGCATATATGTTGAtacattcagttttcctttttgcaACGCATTCTTTTCCTTGTAAGGCGAGCGATATTGAACTCTCTAAAAAGTCAGGTTAGTGGGATTTATGCACCCTTGGATTTGTGCAGTAATGGGATGGTCTACCTTATACCCGTTCTAAGATTAATGATTCCATGTGGATTATAGTCTAGACATTGCTCTCTTGGAGAACAGGTAGGACTAGATAAAACATCTAAAAACTGCAACTCcttggggggaagggaagatgcTGATAAAGGATGCTGTAGAGGCGAGGCGTATTGATCTCAGTCCTCCATATTGTGCATACACACAAATTAGTTTTTAAGTAATTCACGGTACTTGAGAGAATGTCCCAAGTCAGGCTTCATCTTTTATTCATAGTGCTACTAATTTCCATGGTTGATGTTAACGTAGATAagataaaaggaggaaaatgaaccAGGTACAAATTAGCTCGCTAAGCATTGGCTGCAAATGAAGGAAACAGATGAAAGGTCTCCAAATTAAATTAAAGGCGCAACAGGCAATCTGTGTTCAATTATTCCTCCCTGGTAACTGGAGAGCTGCTTTCTTCTTCCATACAGCTAACTGATGTTCAGCCTCCCCTCTCAACTGAGCTGTGCTGccaggaaggaaatatttgcatCGAAATAGTGCTACCTTAGCAGCCAAATCCACTTGCAAATGAAGCTCTGGGCGGAGTGGTAGCCACAGAAACTGGACTGTCCGTTGGAGGAGATGGACAGGGTTTTTCAGGTTTGCAGTATCCCAGCAGGTCCTTCTGCTCTCCCTGTGGCACGGAGGTTTTAGCCTACAGATGTAGTGCAGATAATCCTGCCTGCCCGAGCACCCTATCTGTCTAACCCCCCCGGAAAAGCTTCTTTGTGAAGGATTTAAGCTACTTTAATACAAGCCACAACTGCAGATAAATGTGGCTCTCTATCTAGTTATATTTTCAATAACACTATTGATGAGACTTCTGTTCTTCACTAGAAAACCTTCCAGTGTTTCCTGAGTTTAAAGCTGACGCTTTTCAGGTGAAGTTGCTTTCACCTTTGGAAATCAATTGAATCAAAAGGTTACAAAACAGGCCTTTCCcagcaagaagaaaaaacttaaaaatttttaactttaaatttaatGAGCAAAGACTGGAAGACAGGCCAGCCATGAGACACTTAAGGGGGGGTGGGTGAAAGGACTCAGTTAATGAGAAGGCACCTTGAAGATGCTTTCTGGCAAGCAATGAACTAAAGAGGCCCTTTGTTTCGATTTTTCTGTTGGGTGCAGTTAAGCTATTTGTGTGCTAAGCAGGTGGAGGAATCGAGGTTTAATTTTCTGTCTCGTTCTTTTCCTGAAGCATCAGTATGCTCCCCTCTTTATATGCAGCTTGTTAGAGCCACAATCCAAAGGATATTCAAATTTACAATGTTTGGCACTTCCCCCCAAGTAGTAAATTCTGCCTGTGTTTCTTGAAAGGAGACCAGAGATCTACCTTTACTTTTACCTTTGATACTGTTACTTAGTGTAGGGTAATTATCTTTTCGAAGTGAAGGAACCTAAAAGAATCTTAGGTGTAGCATAAAATGACTCTTTTACCTGAAATGTGCCCTTTGTGTGTTATTTCTCCCCATCTAAAACCATATTAATAATCCTGTTGTAGGGCTGATAAAACatgagaattttctaaaactgCAGCCAATTTTCTTAGTCTGTCAGTGTTAAATCTCAAGATTTTCTGTGTTCTCCCTGGGTGTATAGTACTTGGGTTAGGgctaattttttagttttctatgaAGACcagttttcatttggattttgagATTTTAATGGACCAGAAATAACAATTTGGGTTTAAAAGACATTCTCTCTACTGCCTCTTCTTGTTGTCTTCTTCCATCATTCTTTGTCCCCCAACCTACTTTTCACTGATTATCCTTTCTCATGAATAGACGTGGAGACATGCCTGGATTATTGTTTGGTGCAATGAACGTGTGTCTTTTAAACATTTAGACTCTTGTCTCCTTCTTGGAAACTATAGTGGGTGactccattttcttctgtctcctccccttGCCTCTAAATTACAAGCTGGTAAATTTTCTCTTGTGTGAACAGTAATGGAATAGTAATTGCTTTTAAGGCATGCTACAAAAGCAAAATAGAAGAACCAAAGGCAATGGTCTTATTCATTAACTATTCCAGGTGGTATTCAAGTAGtgctttttttttggtagagaatTCAATAATGTTCAGGTGTGTCTGTTCAAATGTTTTGAAATCTGAGGAAATATTTGCTCAATCCATATAGTTAACACATTATATACTTGATTTGCAATGCTGTTGAAGCATGATATTTAAGTTTTGCATGGATCTCAAGCCCTCCCtccaaaacacaaataaactTGTTACACCAGTCCGTAGGTAGGTAGGTAAATAGGTAGGTTTAGAACAGATTTCCAATTCACAGCAATAAATGAAGATAATCCATTGTTCATGCCTGGTAGTTCTTgtgcataatttaaaataaatgttaaaatactcTTTCCCATGGATACAGGCAGAATGCAGTTGACATCAGTTGAGCACTTCACTATGGGCCAGGAACCACCCCTAGGGTTTTATGTGTTTTAACTTCTTTGTTCCTCACAACAGCCCCTGAGGTAGGTACTGGTATGTTCCTATTCTTTCATCCTACTGCTGATATTTAGGTCTGAGCATAGTACTTTGGTGaccacagagatttttaaaagtgcagCAGGAATCTAATACAGTCATTTACTCTGACTGGTATAATTGGCATCCTTATTTCATAGTTGAGTAGAAATGCCTGGAAGTAACTTGAACAGGTCATGCAGCTGTTCAGAGACAGAATTTGGAGCCCAAGTCCTCTGGTTCTAGagtctgccctttttttttttttttaagatgtatttattccaggggcggggcagagggggagagagctgGAGCCCAGCACGGAGGCTCCATcttactaccctgagatcaccacctgagtcaaaaccaagagttgggacgcTTAACGGACTGGCCCCTGGcattacccaggtgcccctagagcctGCGTTTTTGACCTTCCTGAGGCAGATACATGTACAGTCGGATGGAAATATGTCAGTGTGGTAAATAAAGCATTTGATCAACAggagtatttatttcttttaaaagacttacttattttagaaaaagacagtgggggaaggggcagagggagagaatctcaagcagactccccgctgagcccagagctcaaggcagggcttgatctcacaaccctgagattatgacctgagctgaaatcaggagtctgatgcttaaccggctgaaccacccaggcgcccctcaacaggAATATTCTAACATTGTTGCTGTCTCCTGCCACACTTAAACTCAGGTCTGTCTTCTTGGACATATCAacttctaattttccttttcggccttttttccccctaatatcATTTGAtcttatgaacattttatttcatttcacattaCCTCATTTATAGCCCATtggatttttagatttttttttcaagtcaggTCAAAACTGCTAAGTTAGTATATAAACGgtaatcttttatatatatataaaatgtttgcttttatgtatatataataatatgtgtgctttttaaaactatTGTGAACAAGAAAGGATCATTTCTGCAAGaagataaaacattaaaattaattttttccctcaCCTGATAGATATACATCAGCAGCTATAGCTACTGAGCACATATCTTTTCAGGACAGGCAGAATTGAATGGAAGAAGAATTGTTGGGGTAGAATGGGTGTCAGAGACAGTACTGAATTATTTCGCGTGGCAGGAGCTGGGTGCCCAAGTCAGTCTGAGCTGAAGCTCATGTAGGACACAGACAGCCGCTGGTTGCTCTCTCCCACGGAGGCTGAGGCGGCTCCTTCCTGGAGCACAAAGATGTACTTGTAGCAACCTCCAGCCAGTGTGCTGGTCATGCTGGCTGCTGATGGCCCGCACTATGAGGTGCACCAGACTGGTCACTTGTTGACAGAAGGcttaattttcttgtttgttattttttgggGGCTTAGGAATTTccctggattaaaaataaaatgaataaatcattgaGTCTTTTTGCATGTTAGGAAAACCTTGGAGATGTCTGTGCTGAGGAGGGTGATCAGGTTCTCTACCTGATCTTATTTGGTCATTTGgtcttttcttcaaaataactgaaaacttaaaagttgttttttttcccccccaatctCCGGCAGTGGAAAGAGAACTTTAAATAGTAATGTATGTTACATGCAGAAACTAAGACCTTCGTTCCTTCATTCTGAAAGGCAGGTATTTATAAATTGTATCTTCACATCGAGAAGATATTTGAATATAATTAGTATGCGTTCTCCTCCACTTGACAAATGttaattgagcatctactgtgtgctaggcactgtgctttATCAAGGCAGGGCGTAATACAGCTGTGAACAGAGAGGGTGCCTCCCAGTCCTCACAGATCGAGTGTCTGGACTAAATATGCGTGCTAGGATCAGTGCCTGTTGAGAGAAATGCAGATGCTTGGGAGTGTAGAGCATAGACAGCTAATGGGGTTGTAGGTTGTAATGTGGAGTGATTGTAGAAGTGACCTCTGAGCTGAGACCTAAAGGATGATGGGGCCTAGTGGGtgacagggcaggggagggagccatAGTTAAGAACCTGAGCACAGAGGGTGTGCGAATATCCAGAGAACGGAAAGATGTCCTTGACGAGCGGGGATGGGATGGAGGAGAAGGCAGCCGCGGCCCCATCTTCTGCATGCCAAGTGAGATACTTAGTTCTGGGGGAAGAGTTAGCATCTCTTCCCAAGCCTGTCCTATAAAGAAAAGAAGtcttcattttttgtgtgtaaacCCGTGGCTTTGGAAAGTGTGTACATAGCAGTGCAAGTAGGTATGTTTTCATTGTTTCCCATCTGGTTTTCAGATCACCCATCAGGCAAATCTCtggcttttaactttttaaacagaAGTTAGATAAGGGTGGGGGGAGTGAATTAGTAGAAAAACTGTAAGTATTTGTTCATCTAGTTGTTGCAAGGAAGTGGCATTGTAGACTGTTGTGGATTCTTTTATAGTGCCTAACATCACATTATATAATGTGGTATATGTATTTCAGTTGGCCATTTCTCCCACTACAATCTAAACCCCGTAAGGGTAggcattttcttttgttcattgttgtatCTTTAGTGCTCAAAGCAGAGCCTGCCATGTAgtaaatgctcattaaatatttgttgaataagtgaatgaattgtGGGGAGATTAGAAGCTGAGGGGCTCTCTTACAGAAGGAATCTGTTCCTAGAAAGGAGCTCTGAACAGAGATTGTTGGTCAGATAACACTTTTGAAGTCTGTGTTAGGTGTCTAGGATTATATTGAGCCTTTTAAATAGtgacttttttaagaaaaatgcttggggttttttgtgtgtgtgtgtgtctgaaaacatctttatttcaccttcattcttttttaagattttattatttgaggtcgcccgggtggctcagtcgttaagcgtctgccttcggctcgggtcgtgatcccggggtcctgggatcgagccccgcatcgggctccctgctcggcaggaggcctgcttctccctctgcctccccccccccccccccggcttgtgctgtctctctctcctgctctctctctctctgaaataaataaaatatttttaaaaagcttttcttaTTTGAGAGTCAGAGGGCtcgagagagcatgagtcaggggaggagcagaggaacagggagaagcaggctcccccctgagcagggagctgtgaGAAGGCTGCTttttacccactgagccacccaggtgccccgtgaatAGTAACTTAAAGATAAATGTGGCCCCTGTGCTGACTCTAAGAGCTTTCATGCTAAAAAGGGGAGCGATAAGGCCCGGGAACATTTGCATATGGAGCAGAGCATTCCTGGCAAAGCCCGTTCAGAGGGCAGGAGGTACGTGAAGGTGCTTGTGAACCAGTTGAGTGTTAGGCCTCTTCACACTGGAGGCCGGTGGGGAGCTCAGGTAGGAACTTGGGAGTTAAAGAGCCCCGTGTTCAAATGCAGCTTTACCGCTCAGTGGTTGCATGATTTTGGCAAGAGCTGCCTGCCTCATCGGACTGCT encodes the following:
- the B3GAT2 gene encoding galactosylgalactosylxylosylprotein 3-beta-glucuronosyltransferase 2, yielding MKSVLFSRFFILLPWILIVIIMLDVDTRRPASPLTPRPYFSPYAVGRGGARLPLRRGGPDSSPGRGWQKLNESRPQARPRPEPPLPTIYAITPTYSRPVQKAELTRLANTFRQVAQLHWILVEDAAARSELVTRFLARAGLPSTHLHVPTPRRYKRPGLPRATEQRNAGLAWLRQRHQYQRAQPGVLFFADDDNTYSLELFQEMRTTRKVSVWPVGLVGGRRYERPLVENGKVVGWYTGWRADRPFAIDMAGFAVSLQVILSNPKAVFKRRGSQPGMQESDFLKQITTVEELEPKASNCTKVLVWHTRTEKVNLANEPKYRLDTVKIEV